The Aureispira anguillae genome contains a region encoding:
- the dnaE gene encoding DNA polymerase III subunit alpha yields MPEFVHLHSHTQFSLLDGASNIDVLMEKAAADNMKAVALTDHGNMFGAFKFVAAAEKHGIKPIVGCEFYLVENRHKQSFAKAKGERDKRYHQLMLAKNQIGYQNLCKLCSYGFMEGLYSKFPRIDKELIEKHHEGLIVTSCCVGAEIPQAIIEGNIEKAEELLKWWLNIFGEDYYIEIQRHRGLEDLDIFKDGKRTFSGVSQEDVNQVLLGFAKKYNVKVIATNDAHYVEEEDWQAHDMLLCINTGSLVEDTNRFKFSSSDFYFKSQAEMNAIFTDVPDSIANTMEIYDKVDKLTLARDILLPAFPLPQQFKTQDDFLRHLTYEGAKRRYGIITPEIAERLDFELDVIRNSGYPGYFLIVQDFTTEARNMGVSVGPGRGSAAGSAVAYCLGITNIDPIKYDLLFERFLNPERVSMPDIDIDFDDVGRSKVMDYVIEKYGRNQVAQIITYGSMAAKSSLQDVGRVMNIPLSDVINVKKQFPDDLGATLKKVLADGDVHPKLKGKLNSEELEKAYQFRNLAQEDNEIGTMIRNAHKLEGSIRNTGIHACGVVITPDDITNFVPVTVAKDSDLLVSQFDNSVAEDAGLLKMDFLGLKTLTIIKDACKIIKAKHGVEIEPDEIPLDDKKTYELFQRGETIGVFQYESPGMQKYMRELTPTEFSDLIAMNALYRPGPIAYIPLFIDRKHGREPIQYDLDDMKEYLEETYGITVYQEQVMLLSQKLAGFTKGEADMLRKAMGKKKKKLIDQMFPKFEEGCAKNGHTGDVVKKIWKDWEAFASYAFNKSHSTCYAFVAFQTAYLKAHYPAEFMASVLTHNKSDISKVNFFLQECKNQNVEVLGPDINESYMNFSVNKEGKVRFGLSALKGVGEGPVEEILNTKKESGEPYKDIFDVVRRINLRVANKKCFESLAYGGAFDAFGLDRALYFTKMDGKHTFLELVLRYGNAYQKQKSEMAFSLFGADAVDETMPTPKLPENVTEWNLMEKLKKEKEVTGIYLSGHPLDDYRLEISKFTKTINRLDEFKDQEVAIAGIITSVNHRVSQKGSLFGFVGIEDYEGTNFEFGLFGDNYLKHRHLLETDTVIYIKGKYQKSWRDPNQFELRINEIQLLDEVGSSKIKGIAINLPIQLLTPQLIDQLDMICDKHKGEQQFSVNLLDAANKIILQLDSSNRRINADSLFITEIEKLDLSYKMLS; encoded by the coding sequence ATGCCCGAATTCGTACATTTACACTCTCACACTCAATTTTCACTGTTGGACGGAGCCTCTAACATTGATGTTTTGATGGAAAAAGCGGCTGCCGACAATATGAAAGCTGTGGCTTTAACAGACCATGGAAACATGTTTGGTGCTTTCAAATTTGTCGCTGCTGCCGAAAAACACGGCATCAAACCAATTGTTGGTTGTGAATTCTATTTGGTTGAAAATCGTCACAAACAATCTTTTGCCAAAGCAAAGGGAGAACGAGACAAACGCTATCACCAATTGATGTTAGCAAAAAACCAAATTGGTTACCAAAACTTGTGTAAGCTTTGTTCTTATGGCTTCATGGAAGGACTTTACAGTAAATTTCCTCGTATTGATAAGGAGCTAATCGAAAAACATCACGAAGGGCTTATTGTCACTAGTTGTTGTGTGGGTGCTGAAATTCCTCAAGCAATTATTGAAGGGAATATCGAAAAAGCAGAAGAATTATTAAAATGGTGGCTCAATATTTTTGGAGAGGATTACTATATAGAAATTCAACGACATAGAGGTCTAGAGGATCTGGATATCTTCAAAGATGGAAAACGAACATTTAGTGGGGTCAGTCAAGAAGATGTCAATCAAGTTTTACTTGGTTTTGCCAAGAAATACAATGTCAAAGTTATTGCGACCAATGATGCCCATTATGTAGAGGAAGAAGATTGGCAAGCACATGATATGTTGCTTTGTATTAATACAGGGTCTTTGGTAGAAGATACGAATCGTTTTAAATTTTCTAGTTCTGATTTTTATTTCAAATCTCAGGCTGAAATGAATGCCATCTTTACCGATGTGCCCGATTCTATTGCCAATACCATGGAAATTTACGACAAAGTGGATAAGCTAACCTTGGCTAGAGATATTTTGTTGCCTGCGTTTCCCTTGCCTCAACAGTTTAAAACACAAGATGACTTTTTGCGCCACCTAACTTATGAAGGAGCCAAACGACGGTATGGCATAATTACCCCTGAAATAGCAGAACGTTTAGATTTTGAATTGGACGTTATTCGCAACTCGGGCTATCCAGGTTATTTTTTGATTGTACAAGACTTTACAACTGAGGCGAGAAACATGGGCGTTTCGGTAGGTCCTGGTCGTGGTTCTGCGGCGGGTTCTGCGGTAGCTTATTGCTTGGGAATTACCAATATAGATCCCATTAAGTACGATTTGCTATTTGAGCGTTTTTTGAACCCAGAACGGGTATCTATGCCCGATATTGATATTGACTTTGATGATGTTGGTCGATCCAAAGTAATGGATTATGTGATTGAGAAATACGGTCGAAATCAAGTTGCCCAAATTATTACTTATGGTTCTATGGCCGCCAAAAGTTCTTTGCAGGATGTTGGTCGAGTGATGAACATTCCTTTATCGGATGTTATCAATGTAAAAAAACAGTTTCCAGATGATTTGGGAGCAACCTTAAAAAAGGTATTGGCAGACGGAGATGTCCACCCCAAATTAAAAGGGAAACTCAACTCTGAAGAACTCGAAAAAGCGTATCAATTTAGAAATCTTGCCCAAGAAGATAATGAAATTGGAACGATGATTCGCAATGCTCACAAACTTGAAGGGTCTATCCGAAACACAGGTATTCATGCTTGTGGTGTGGTCATCACACCAGACGACATTACCAATTTTGTGCCTGTTACGGTGGCCAAAGACTCCGATCTATTGGTTTCTCAGTTTGATAACTCAGTAGCAGAGGATGCAGGTTTATTAAAAATGGATTTTTTGGGGCTTAAGACCCTAACCATCATCAAAGATGCTTGTAAAATCATCAAGGCAAAGCATGGTGTTGAAATTGAACCTGACGAAATACCCTTGGACGACAAAAAGACGTATGAGCTTTTCCAACGTGGCGAAACGATTGGTGTGTTCCAATATGAGAGTCCTGGTATGCAAAAATACATGCGTGAATTAACGCCTACTGAATTTTCGGATCTCATTGCTATGAATGCCTTGTATCGCCCTGGTCCGATTGCCTATATTCCGCTCTTTATTGATCGTAAACACGGTAGAGAACCGATTCAGTACGATTTGGATGACATGAAGGAATATCTGGAAGAAACCTATGGTATTACCGTCTACCAAGAGCAAGTTATGTTGTTGTCTCAAAAATTGGCTGGTTTTACCAAGGGGGAAGCGGATATGTTGCGTAAGGCAATGGGGAAAAAGAAAAAGAAGTTGATTGACCAGATGTTTCCTAAGTTTGAGGAAGGCTGTGCCAAAAATGGTCATACAGGAGATGTTGTCAAAAAAATCTGGAAAGATTGGGAGGCTTTTGCCTCTTATGCCTTTAACAAATCGCACTCGACTTGTTATGCCTTTGTTGCTTTCCAAACGGCTTATCTCAAGGCGCATTATCCCGCTGAGTTTATGGCTTCGGTTTTAACCCATAACAAAAGTGACATCTCCAAAGTAAACTTCTTTTTGCAAGAATGTAAAAATCAAAATGTTGAAGTATTGGGGCCTGACATTAACGAAAGTTATATGAATTTTTCTGTAAACAAAGAAGGAAAAGTTCGTTTTGGCCTTTCGGCTCTAAAAGGTGTTGGAGAGGGTCCTGTTGAAGAAATTCTCAACACCAAAAAAGAATCTGGGGAGCCTTATAAAGATATTTTTGACGTTGTTCGCCGAATCAATTTACGAGTTGCCAACAAAAAATGCTTTGAAAGTCTTGCTTATGGCGGTGCTTTTGATGCTTTTGGCTTAGATCGGGCGCTCTATTTTACCAAAATGGATGGCAAACATACCTTTTTAGAACTGGTGCTTCGCTATGGCAATGCCTACCAAAAGCAAAAGTCTGAAATGGCATTCTCGCTTTTTGGTGCTGATGCTGTTGATGAAACAATGCCAACACCCAAACTTCCAGAAAATGTTACCGAATGGAACTTGATGGAAAAACTCAAAAAGGAGAAAGAGGTTACGGGGATTTATTTGAGTGGTCATCCGCTAGATGATTACCGCCTAGAAATTTCTAAGTTTACTAAGACTATTAATAGACTGGATGAATTCAAAGACCAAGAAGTTGCTATTGCTGGCATCATTACTTCTGTTAATCATCGAGTGAGTCAAAAAGGTAGCCTCTTTGGTTTTGTTGGAATCGAAGATTATGAAGGGACTAATTTTGAATTTGGTTTATTTGGAGATAATTACTTAAAACATCGTCATCTATT